Proteins from a genomic interval of Micromonospora sp. NBC_00389:
- a CDS encoding VOC family protein → MVGQLRSVVIDCPDPRALAAFYAELLGMPLAEGDSDDEWVVLGGPPGQQPRLAFQRALNLRPPAWPDPERPQQFHIDVTVTDVEAAEKAALALGARRLPGEGDGWRVYADPAGHPFCLCWD, encoded by the coding sequence ATGGTTGGACAGCTACGTTCAGTGGTGATCGACTGCCCGGATCCGCGGGCGCTGGCCGCGTTCTACGCGGAGCTGCTCGGCATGCCTCTGGCCGAGGGCGACTCCGACGACGAATGGGTGGTGCTGGGCGGCCCGCCCGGGCAGCAGCCCCGGCTGGCGTTCCAGCGGGCGCTCAACCTGCGTCCGCCGGCCTGGCCTGATCCGGAGCGCCCGCAGCAGTTCCACATCGACGTGACAGTGACCGACGTCGAGGCCGCCGAGAAGGCGGCGCTGGCGCTCGGCGCCCGACGGCTGCCGGGTGAGGGCGACGGCTGGCGGGTCTACGCCGATCCGGCCGGCCACCCGTTCTGCCTCTGCTGGGACTGA
- a CDS encoding electron transfer flavoprotein subunit beta/FixA family protein, with the protein MNIVVLVKQVPDSGADRNLRNDDNTVDRGSANNVINEMDEYAIEEALKIKEAHGGEVTILTMGPDRATESIRKALSMGPDKAVHVVDDALHGSCAVSTSKVLAAALGQLNADLVICGAESTDGRVQVMPHMLAERLGVAALTGARKLTVDGGTLTVERQTEEGYEVVTASTPAVVSVWDTINEPRYPSFKGIMAAKKKPVQTFSLADLGVAPTEVGFDGATSAVVEHTKRPPRSGGAKITDEGEGGVKLVEFLATEKFV; encoded by the coding sequence ATGAATATCGTCGTACTCGTCAAGCAGGTGCCTGATTCGGGCGCGGACCGCAACCTGCGCAATGACGACAACACCGTCGACCGCGGTTCGGCGAACAACGTGATCAACGAGATGGACGAGTACGCCATCGAGGAGGCGCTGAAGATCAAGGAGGCGCACGGTGGCGAGGTCACCATCCTGACCATGGGTCCGGACCGGGCGACCGAGTCGATCCGCAAGGCGCTCTCCATGGGCCCGGACAAGGCCGTGCACGTGGTGGACGACGCCCTGCACGGTTCCTGCGCGGTTTCCACCTCGAAGGTGCTCGCCGCCGCGCTCGGTCAGCTCAACGCCGACCTGGTGATCTGCGGCGCGGAGTCCACCGACGGTCGGGTCCAGGTCATGCCGCACATGCTCGCCGAGCGGCTCGGCGTCGCGGCGCTCACCGGCGCCCGCAAGCTCACCGTCGACGGTGGCACGCTGACCGTCGAGCGGCAGACCGAGGAGGGCTACGAGGTCGTCACCGCCTCCACCCCGGCCGTGGTCTCCGTCTGGGACACCATCAACGAGCCGCGCTACCCCTCCTTCAAGGGCATCATGGCCGCCAAGAAGAAGCCGGTGCAGACGTTCTCCCTGGCCGACCTCGGCGTCGCACCGACCGAGGTGGGCTTCGACGGCGCCACCAGCGCCGTGGTCGAGCACACCAAGCGCCCGCCGCGCTCCGGCGGAGCCAAGATCACCGACGAGGGCGAGGGCGGCGTCAAGCTGGTCGAGTTCCTCGCTACCGAGAAGTTCGTGTGA
- a CDS encoding anti-sigma factor, whose translation MANLPRVPGYYEVWLINPTTMQMFSVGTLGDGPDALLPLPSNVDLRSYSVVDVSAEQYDNKPAHSGDSLLRGTLTG comes from the coding sequence GTGGCGAATCTCCCGCGCGTGCCGGGGTACTACGAGGTCTGGCTCATCAACCCGACGACGATGCAGATGTTCTCGGTCGGCACCCTCGGTGACGGCCCGGACGCGCTGCTGCCCCTGCCCTCGAACGTCGACCTGCGCTCCTACTCGGTGGTCGACGTCTCCGCCGAGCAGTACGACAACAAGCCCGCCCATTCCGGCGACAGCCTGCTGAGGGGCACCCTGACGGGCTGA
- the mnmA gene encoding tRNA 2-thiouridine(34) synthase MnmA: MRVLAAMSGGVDSAVAAARAVAAGHDVTGVHLALARNPQTYRTGARGCCTLEDSRDARRAADVIGIPFYVWDMADRFHADVVDDFVAEYAAGRTPNPCLRCNEKIKFTAVLDRAVALGFDAVVTGHHARLGPDGLLRRSVDVAKDQSYVLAVLTREQLDRSIFPLGDSTKAQVRVEAAERGLAVADKPDSHDICFIADGDTRGFLAGRLGAAPGDVVDASTGAVVGSHTGAYAYTVGQRRGLHLDRPAPDGRPRYVLSITPKTNTVTVGPAEALEVFQVHAERPVWTGGSRPDAPVECEVQLRAHGEVVPATVALDGDRLHAELRRPVRGVAAGQAVVAYRPDPAGDVVLGSATITG, translated from the coding sequence GTGAGGGTGTTGGCGGCTATGTCGGGCGGGGTTGACTCGGCCGTGGCGGCGGCGCGGGCGGTGGCGGCCGGGCACGACGTGACCGGCGTGCACCTGGCGCTGGCTCGCAATCCACAGACCTACCGGACCGGGGCGCGTGGCTGCTGCACCCTGGAGGACTCCCGGGACGCCCGGCGAGCGGCCGACGTGATCGGCATCCCGTTCTACGTCTGGGACATGGCCGACCGGTTCCACGCCGACGTGGTGGACGACTTCGTGGCCGAGTACGCGGCCGGCCGTACGCCGAATCCCTGCCTGCGCTGCAACGAGAAGATCAAGTTCACGGCGGTGCTGGACCGGGCGGTGGCCCTGGGCTTCGACGCGGTGGTGACCGGCCACCACGCCCGGCTCGGCCCGGACGGGCTGCTGCGGCGCAGCGTCGACGTGGCCAAGGACCAGTCGTACGTGCTGGCCGTGCTCACCCGCGAGCAGCTGGACCGGTCGATCTTCCCGCTCGGCGACTCGACCAAGGCGCAGGTCCGCGTGGAGGCCGCCGAGCGCGGCCTGGCGGTGGCCGACAAGCCGGACTCGCACGACATCTGCTTCATCGCCGACGGCGACACCCGGGGCTTCCTGGCTGGCCGGCTCGGTGCGGCGCCCGGCGACGTGGTGGACGCGAGCACCGGCGCGGTGGTCGGCAGCCACACCGGCGCGTACGCGTACACCGTGGGCCAGCGTCGCGGGCTGCACCTGGACCGACCCGCCCCGGACGGCCGGCCGCGCTACGTGCTCTCCATCACGCCGAAGACCAACACGGTGACGGTCGGCCCGGCCGAGGCGCTGGAGGTGTTCCAGGTGCACGCCGAGCGGCCGGTCTGGACCGGTGGCTCGCGTCCGGACGCGCCGGTCGAGTGCGAGGTGCAGCTGCGCGCGCACGGCGAGGTGGTGCCGGCCACCGTGGCCCTCGACGGCGACCGGCTCCACGCCGAGCTGCGTCGGCCGGTCCGCGGCGTCGCCGCCGGTCAGGCCGTGGTGGCGTACCGGCCGGACCCGGCCGGCGACGTGGTCCTCGGCTCCGCCACCATCACCGGCTGA
- a CDS encoding electron transfer flavoprotein subunit alpha/FixB family protein → MSEVLVVVEATKEFGVKKVTLEMLTLARELGTPSAVVLGGAGAAEALSGKLGEYGAEKIYAAEGDEIDGYLVAPKATVLAELVKRVQPAAVLLASAQEGKEIAARLAVKLENGILTDVVGLAADGTATQIAFAGSTIVKSKVTKGLPLVTVRPNSVTPTAAAATPTIEQLTVSVTDSDKLAKVVERVAEQKGSRPELTEAGVVVSGGRGVGNADNFKLVEELADLLGGAVGASRAAVDSGFYPHQFQVGQTGKTVSPQLYVALGISGAIQHRAGMQTSKTIVAVNKDGEAPIFELADFGVVGDLFKIVPQAAEEIRKRK, encoded by the coding sequence ATGTCTGAGGTTCTCGTCGTCGTCGAAGCCACCAAGGAATTCGGCGTCAAGAAGGTCACCCTGGAGATGCTCACCCTCGCCCGCGAGCTGGGCACGCCCAGCGCGGTCGTGCTCGGCGGCGCTGGTGCGGCCGAGGCGCTGAGCGGCAAGCTGGGCGAGTACGGCGCGGAGAAGATCTACGCGGCCGAGGGTGACGAGATCGACGGCTACCTGGTGGCCCCCAAGGCCACCGTGCTGGCCGAGCTGGTCAAGCGGGTACAGCCCGCCGCCGTGCTGCTGGCCTCGGCGCAGGAGGGCAAGGAGATCGCCGCCCGGCTCGCCGTCAAGCTGGAGAACGGCATCCTGACCGACGTGGTCGGCCTGGCCGCCGACGGCACCGCCACCCAGATCGCCTTCGCCGGCTCCACCATCGTCAAGTCCAAGGTCACCAAGGGCCTGCCGCTGGTCACCGTCCGGCCCAACTCGGTCACCCCGACCGCGGCGGCGGCCACCCCGACGATCGAGCAGCTCACGGTGTCGGTCACCGACAGCGACAAGCTGGCCAAGGTCGTCGAGCGGGTCGCCGAGCAGAAGGGCTCCCGCCCCGAGCTGACCGAGGCCGGCGTGGTCGTCTCCGGCGGTCGCGGTGTCGGCAACGCGGACAACTTCAAGCTGGTCGAGGAGCTGGCCGACCTGCTCGGCGGCGCCGTCGGCGCGTCCCGCGCGGCGGTCGACTCCGGCTTCTACCCGCACCAGTTCCAGGTGGGCCAGACCGGCAAGACGGTCTCCCCGCAGCTCTACGTCGCGCTCGGCATCTCCGGTGCCATCCAGCACCGGGCCGGCATGCAGACCTCGAAGACCATCGTCGCGGTCAACAAGGACGGCGAGGCGCCGATCTTCGAGCTGGCCGACTTCGGCGTGGTGGGCGACCTGTTCAAGATCGTCCCGCAGGCCGCCGAGGAGATCCGCAAGCGGAAGTGA
- a CDS encoding YidH family protein, with amino-acid sequence MWEAIRRWFDPADLRSVGEPPDYRFSLANERTFLAWLRTGLALVGGGLAAAQFLPPLPLTHLREVIAVALLLLGGAVAVRAVDHWARTERAIRLGQELPASRFPAILALAVGAGAVLLVVAVLVRAVGEP; translated from the coding sequence GTGTGGGAGGCGATCAGGCGGTGGTTCGACCCGGCGGACCTGCGCTCGGTCGGCGAGCCACCGGACTACCGGTTCTCCCTGGCCAACGAGCGCACCTTCCTGGCCTGGCTGCGTACCGGCCTGGCGCTGGTCGGCGGCGGGCTGGCCGCCGCGCAGTTCCTGCCGCCGCTGCCGCTGACCCACCTGCGGGAGGTGATCGCGGTCGCGCTGCTGCTGCTCGGCGGCGCCGTCGCGGTCCGCGCCGTGGACCACTGGGCGCGAACCGAACGGGCCATCCGGCTCGGCCAGGAGCTGCCCGCCTCCCGCTTCCCCGCGATCCTCGCCCTCGCCGTCGGAGCCGGCGCCGTGCTGCTGGTGGTCGCGGTGCTGGTCCGGGCGGTCGGCGAACCGTGA
- a CDS encoding DUF202 domain-containing protein, translating into MTAGRDPGLQPERTRLAWRRTALTLTVVTALAVRLGSTGDPTGALIAGATVLVWGAVLVLCWPRATGTGPARTGGRTLPLVALATVGLALLGVLLVVRRLW; encoded by the coding sequence GTGACCGCCGGGCGCGATCCGGGGCTGCAACCGGAGCGGACCCGGCTGGCCTGGCGGCGCACTGCGCTGACACTGACCGTGGTGACCGCGCTGGCCGTCCGGCTGGGGTCGACCGGCGACCCGACCGGGGCGCTGATCGCCGGCGCAACCGTGCTGGTCTGGGGGGCCGTGCTCGTGCTCTGCTGGCCCCGGGCCACCGGCACCGGGCCGGCGCGCACCGGCGGCCGCACGCTGCCCCTGGTCGCGCTGGCCACCGTCGGGCTCGCACTGCTGGGTGTGCTGCTGGTGGTTCGCCGACTGTGGTGA
- a CDS encoding methionine synthase, whose translation MTDQAWPWPAGAATGIGSLPGTDIAEAQRVVLGELPALPHLPELPARGPGADLIGRTAGMLVELPVELYAGRWRVAPRPGRDLRRARDLLERDLDQLAEQAEEYAGPIKVQAGGPLTLAAALELPIGGRLLRDPGAVRDLTDSLAEGLRVHVAAVARQLPHASVLLQLDEPSLPTVLAGRVPTESGLGAYRAVESVDAAALLRTVVEAVGVPTVVHCCAPDVPLELIRSTGAAAVALDLGLLTELDPLGEAIDAGLGLLAGAAPTRPPSTGPAPTSAQIADRVRQLWDRLGFPRRQLAEQVVITPACGLAGATPEYARTVLAACRDAGRRLVED comes from the coding sequence GTGACAGATCAGGCGTGGCCCTGGCCGGCCGGCGCGGCAACCGGTATCGGTTCGCTGCCCGGCACCGACATCGCCGAGGCCCAGCGGGTGGTCCTCGGCGAGCTTCCGGCGCTGCCCCACCTGCCCGAGCTGCCGGCTCGCGGCCCCGGGGCCGACCTGATCGGTCGCACCGCCGGAATGCTGGTCGAGCTGCCCGTCGAGCTGTACGCGGGCCGTTGGCGGGTCGCCCCGCGCCCGGGCCGTGACCTGCGCCGTGCACGCGACCTGCTGGAACGCGATCTGGACCAGCTCGCCGAGCAGGCCGAGGAGTACGCCGGCCCGATCAAGGTGCAGGCCGGTGGCCCGCTCACCCTGGCCGCCGCGCTGGAGTTGCCGATCGGCGGCCGGTTGCTGCGTGACCCCGGCGCGGTCCGTGATCTCACCGACTCCCTCGCCGAGGGGCTACGCGTGCACGTCGCGGCGGTCGCCCGGCAACTGCCGCACGCCTCGGTGCTGCTCCAACTGGACGAGCCGTCGCTGCCGACCGTGCTGGCCGGGCGGGTGCCCACCGAGAGCGGGCTGGGCGCGTACCGGGCGGTGGAGTCGGTGGACGCGGCGGCGCTGCTGCGCACGGTCGTCGAAGCGGTCGGCGTGCCGACCGTGGTGCACTGCTGCGCCCCGGACGTGCCGCTGGAGCTGATCCGGTCGACCGGCGCTGCCGCCGTCGCCCTCGACCTGGGCCTGCTCACCGAGCTGGACCCGCTGGGCGAGGCGATCGACGCCGGCCTCGGGTTGCTGGCCGGGGCCGCGCCGACGCGGCCGCCGTCGACCGGTCCGGCGCCGACCTCCGCCCAGATCGCCGATCGGGTACGCCAGCTCTGGGACCGCCTCGGCTTCCCCCGTCGACAGCTCGCCGAGCAGGTGGTGATCACCCCGGCCTGTGGCCTCGCCGGCGCCACCCCGGAGTACGCCCGGACGGTGCTGGCCGCCTGCCGGGACGCCGGCCGGCGCCTCGTCGAGGACTGA
- a CDS encoding GNAT family N-acetyltransferase — translation MTDLDVMTLRTAYDTQLRPEIPDPVPAGVTVERDGPLVRIIGLDAGGFLTYRDLGGLTGDELDALIARQVELFRQRGQSVEWKLNEHDEPADLADRLRAAGFVAEDRETVVVGPVAPLAAALPVAPEGVRLREVSSQADLERIAAMEEEVWQEDRSHLVTGLAKEIDADPHSITVVVAEAGETVVSAGWVRFPANTGFATLWGGSTLPQWRRKGIYRALVTYRARLADQRDRTLLQVDASEDSRPILQRLGLVPVTTTTPYVYTP, via the coding sequence GTGACCGATCTCGACGTGATGACGCTGCGCACCGCCTATGACACCCAACTCCGCCCGGAGATCCCGGACCCGGTGCCAGCCGGGGTGACCGTGGAGCGGGACGGGCCGCTGGTCCGGATCATCGGGCTCGACGCCGGCGGGTTCCTCACCTATCGCGACCTCGGCGGGTTGACCGGAGACGAGCTGGACGCGCTGATCGCCCGGCAGGTGGAGCTGTTCCGCCAGCGCGGTCAGTCGGTGGAGTGGAAGCTCAACGAGCACGACGAGCCAGCGGACCTGGCGGACCGCCTGCGTGCCGCCGGGTTCGTGGCGGAGGACCGGGAGACCGTGGTGGTCGGCCCGGTCGCGCCGCTGGCGGCCGCGCTGCCGGTCGCCCCCGAGGGGGTACGCCTGCGTGAGGTGAGCAGCCAGGCCGACCTGGAGCGGATCGCCGCCATGGAGGAGGAGGTCTGGCAGGAGGACCGCTCGCACCTCGTCACGGGGTTGGCCAAGGAGATCGACGCCGATCCGCACTCGATCACGGTGGTGGTGGCCGAGGCGGGCGAGACGGTGGTGAGCGCTGGCTGGGTGCGTTTCCCGGCGAACACCGGCTTCGCCACCCTCTGGGGCGGATCCACCCTGCCGCAGTGGCGTCGCAAGGGCATCTACCGGGCGCTGGTCACCTATCGGGCCCGGCTGGCCGACCAGCGGGACCGGACGCTGCTGCAGGTCGACGCCTCCGAGGACAGCCGGCCGATCCTTCAGCGGCTCGGCCTCGTCCCGGTCACCACCACCACCCCGTACGTCTACACTCCGTGA
- the tnpB gene encoding IS607 family element RNA-guided endonuclease TnpB, which yields MIVNQAFRYALDPNATQLAALASHVGASRKAFNWALGLVKAQMDQRAAERTYGLTGDQLTPAVSWTLPSLRKAWNEAKGDVAPWWAENSKEAYAAGIRNLVRGLDTWRDSKSGKRKGPKVNFPRFKGKRTEAKSCTFTTGVIRVEPDRKRVTLPRLGTIKLHESARKLARRLDAGTARILSATVKLNAGRWYVSFSCEVDRQIGAHEKPAAVVGVDVGIKHLAVLSTGDVIDNPRHFTGASEHLRRLSRRVSRRIGPDRRSKQEASKRWLKANADRSRAYARVANLRRDGLHKLTSTLAAEYATIVVEDLNVAGMLRNRKLAKAISDCGFGAIRTMLDYKTTWNGGRLVTADRFFPSSKTCSACGAVKAKLPLQVRTYECEGCGMVLDRDLNAARNLARLVQREAGTGVAGDPEPQGSNGRGADRKTPLAGPVAVKRPPRPGIVVRQRPTADLLPTTAS from the coding sequence GTGATCGTCAACCAGGCGTTCCGGTACGCGTTGGACCCCAACGCAACCCAACTCGCCGCCCTGGCGTCGCACGTCGGGGCCAGCCGCAAGGCGTTCAACTGGGCACTTGGATTAGTCAAGGCGCAGATGGACCAGCGGGCCGCGGAGAGAACCTACGGTCTGACCGGCGACCAGCTCACCCCGGCTGTGTCATGGACGCTGCCCTCGCTGCGTAAGGCGTGGAACGAGGCCAAGGGCGACGTGGCGCCGTGGTGGGCGGAGAACTCCAAGGAGGCGTACGCCGCCGGGATCCGTAACCTGGTGCGTGGTCTGGACACTTGGCGGGACTCGAAGTCTGGCAAACGCAAAGGGCCGAAGGTCAACTTCCCGCGGTTCAAGGGCAAGCGGACTGAGGCGAAGTCGTGCACGTTCACCACCGGCGTCATCCGGGTCGAGCCGGACCGCAAGCGCGTCACGCTGCCCCGGCTGGGCACGATCAAGCTGCACGAGTCGGCCCGTAAACTGGCCCGCCGCCTGGACGCCGGCACCGCCCGCATCCTGTCCGCGACGGTGAAGCTGAACGCCGGCCGCTGGTACGTGTCGTTCTCCTGCGAGGTGGACCGCCAGATCGGCGCCCATGAGAAACCGGCCGCAGTGGTTGGTGTCGACGTGGGCATCAAGCATCTCGCCGTGCTGTCCACCGGCGACGTGATCGACAACCCGCGGCACTTCACTGGCGCAAGTGAGCACCTGCGTCGTCTGTCGCGGCGGGTGTCCCGCCGGATCGGTCCCGACCGGCGCTCGAAGCAGGAAGCGTCCAAGCGCTGGCTGAAAGCCAACGCCGACCGGTCCCGGGCGTACGCGCGGGTGGCGAATCTACGCCGCGACGGCCTGCACAAGCTGACCAGCACGCTTGCCGCCGAGTACGCCACGATCGTGGTGGAAGACCTCAACGTTGCCGGGATGCTCCGCAACCGGAAGCTCGCCAAGGCCATCAGTGACTGCGGGTTCGGCGCCATCCGCACCATGCTGGATTACAAGACGACGTGGAACGGTGGTCGGCTGGTCACGGCCGACCGGTTTTTCCCGTCCAGCAAGACCTGTTCGGCCTGCGGAGCGGTGAAAGCCAAGCTGCCACTGCAGGTCCGGACCTACGAATGCGAAGGCTGCGGAATGGTTCTCGACCGGGATCTGAATGCGGCCAGGAATCTAGCGCGGCTAGTGCAGCGCGAGGCGGGTACCGGAGTGGCCGGAGACCCGGAGCCGCAAGGCTCGAACGGACGTGGAGCCGACCGTAAGACCCCGCTCGCGGGGCCGGTGGCCGTGAAGCGTCCACCCCGACCGGGGATCGTCGTCCGGCAACGGCCGACTGCCGATCTGCTGCCAACGACAGCATCATGA
- a CDS encoding ABC transporter permease, with protein MTAATLTPARTPARRLGPAAGLRHTFTLAWRSLVQIKHNPMELLDLSIQPVMFVLLFTYVFGTAIAGSSGEYLTFMLPGIMVQNALFATMTTGFGLNNDLTKGVFDRLRALPIARWAPLAGRILADTVKQAWSIALLLGVGAILGFRVGNGLLGVVGAFALLLTFTLAASWISVLVGVLVSEPDKVQIFGFMVIFPLTFTSNIFVPTDRMPGWLQNWVEVNPVTVVADALRGLLVGGPVAGPVLQTLLWGFGIAVIFAPLAVRGLKRRV; from the coding sequence ATGACCGCCGCCACTCTCACCCCTGCGCGGACGCCGGCCCGCCGGCTCGGTCCCGCCGCCGGGCTGCGGCACACGTTCACGCTGGCCTGGCGCAGCCTGGTGCAGATCAAGCACAACCCGATGGAGCTGCTCGACCTGAGCATCCAGCCGGTGATGTTCGTGCTGCTGTTCACCTACGTCTTCGGCACCGCCATCGCCGGCTCGTCCGGCGAGTACCTCACCTTCATGCTGCCCGGCATCATGGTGCAGAACGCGCTCTTCGCCACCATGACGACCGGGTTCGGGCTGAACAACGACCTCACCAAGGGCGTCTTCGACCGGCTCCGGGCGCTGCCCATCGCCCGCTGGGCGCCGCTGGCCGGCCGGATCCTCGCCGACACCGTCAAGCAGGCCTGGTCGATCGCGCTGCTGCTCGGCGTCGGGGCGATCCTGGGCTTCCGGGTCGGCAACGGGCTGCTCGGGGTGGTCGGGGCGTTCGCGCTGCTGCTGACGTTCACGCTGGCCGCGTCCTGGATCTCGGTGCTGGTCGGGGTACTGGTGAGCGAACCGGACAAGGTGCAGATCTTCGGCTTCATGGTGATCTTCCCGCTGACCTTCACCAGCAACATCTTCGTGCCCACCGACCGGATGCCGGGCTGGTTGCAGAACTGGGTGGAGGTCAACCCGGTGACCGTGGTGGCCGACGCGCTGCGCGGGCTCCTGGTCGGCGGGCCGGTAGCCGGCCCGGTGCTCCAGACACTGCTCTGGGGCTTCGGCATCGCGGTGATCTTCGCACCGCTGGCGGTGCGCGGGCTCAAGCGTCGGGTCTGA
- a CDS encoding IS607 family transposase, whose product MNLKEWAAREGVHHTTAYRWFREGKLPVPARRVGRLILVDPAATEPAAEGVTAVYARVSSADQRADLDRQVVRVTVWATGQNLAVSRVVTEVGSALSGRRKEFLALLRDPAVTTIVVEHRDRFARFGAEYVEAALSAQGRRLLVVDPAEVDDDLIGDATEVLTSLCARLYGRRAAANRATRAVAAATAEDES is encoded by the coding sequence GTGAACTTGAAGGAGTGGGCGGCACGCGAAGGTGTGCACCACACGACGGCGTACCGGTGGTTCCGGGAAGGCAAGCTGCCGGTCCCGGCGCGCCGGGTCGGCAGGCTGATTCTGGTCGACCCGGCGGCGACCGAGCCCGCTGCGGAAGGCGTCACCGCCGTCTACGCCCGGGTGTCGTCGGCCGATCAACGCGCGGACCTGGACCGGCAGGTGGTCCGGGTGACCGTGTGGGCGACCGGGCAGAACCTGGCAGTGTCACGGGTGGTGACCGAAGTCGGGTCCGCGCTCAGCGGGCGCCGCAAGGAGTTCCTCGCCCTGCTGCGCGACCCGGCCGTGACGACGATCGTGGTCGAGCATCGGGACCGGTTCGCCCGCTTCGGCGCGGAGTACGTCGAGGCCGCTCTGTCGGCGCAGGGCCGACGGCTGCTGGTTGTCGACCCGGCCGAGGTGGACGATGACCTGATCGGCGATGCGACCGAGGTCCTGACGTCGCTGTGTGCCCGGCTCTACGGCCGCCGGGCGGCGGCGAACCGGGCCACCCGGGCTGTCGCCGCGGCCACCGCCGAGGACGAGTCGTGA
- a CDS encoding PLD nuclease N-terminal domain-containing protein, whose product MARLYVLLFLAQIVLAVCALISCLSAEEGQIRALPRIAWVLIILFFPLIGSIAWFLAGREPSAGTRKAGPAGNGRTGRQRPRPLAPDDDPEFLRSVQDRAQQQDQELFRRWEEDLRRREDDLRRHDGDPPREGDRPEV is encoded by the coding sequence ATGGCCCGGCTGTACGTACTCCTCTTCCTGGCGCAGATCGTCCTCGCGGTCTGCGCGCTGATCAGCTGTCTCTCCGCCGAGGAGGGCCAGATCCGTGCCCTGCCCCGGATCGCCTGGGTGCTGATCATCCTGTTCTTCCCGCTGATCGGTTCGATCGCCTGGTTCCTCGCTGGCCGGGAGCCCAGCGCCGGGACCCGCAAGGCCGGGCCGGCCGGCAACGGCCGCACCGGGCGGCAGCGCCCGCGCCCGCTCGCCCCGGACGACGACCCGGAGTTCCTCCGCTCGGTGCAGGACCGCGCCCAACAGCAGGACCAGGAGCTCTTCCGCCGCTGGGAGGAAGACCTGCGCCGACGCGAGGACGACCTGCGCCGCCACGACGGTGATCCGCCGCGTGAGGGTGACCGGCCGGAGGTGTGA
- a CDS encoding cysteine desulfurase family protein, with translation MAYLDHAATTPMLDEALEAYVATAREVGNASSLHAAGRRARRRVEESRERVAAVLGARPSEVIFTGGGTESDNLAVKGIFWARRGAGPDRRRVVSSAIEHHAVLDAVDWLAQHEGAEVGWLPVDAAGRLDPEDLRAELAAHTDRVAVVTAMWANNEVGTVQPVAELAAVAAEHGVPFHTDAIQAVGQVPVDFAASGVAALTVTGHKLGGPTGVGALLLARDVAATPLLHGGGQERDIRSGTLDTAGIVAFAVAVEAAVKGQQEYAARVAALRDDLIERVRQAVPEVIYNGDPVDRLPGNAHFSFPGCEGDALLLLLDAQGIACSTGSACSAGVAQPSHVLLAMGADDDRARSSLRFTLGHTSTQTEIDALIAALPAAVDRARRAAAHRTQR, from the coding sequence ATGGCTTACCTGGATCATGCGGCGACCACTCCGATGCTCGATGAGGCACTGGAGGCGTACGTCGCCACCGCCCGCGAGGTCGGCAACGCGTCCTCCCTGCACGCGGCGGGTCGCCGTGCCCGCCGCCGGGTCGAAGAGTCGCGCGAGCGGGTGGCCGCCGTCCTGGGCGCCCGGCCCTCCGAGGTGATCTTCACCGGTGGTGGCACGGAGAGCGACAACCTTGCGGTCAAGGGCATCTTCTGGGCCCGCCGGGGAGCCGGCCCCGACCGCCGACGGGTGGTCTCCAGCGCCATCGAGCACCACGCGGTGCTGGATGCGGTGGACTGGCTGGCCCAGCACGAGGGGGCCGAGGTCGGCTGGCTGCCGGTGGACGCCGCCGGTCGACTCGACCCGGAGGACCTGCGCGCCGAGTTGGCAGCGCACACCGACCGGGTGGCCGTGGTCACCGCGATGTGGGCGAACAACGAGGTGGGCACCGTCCAGCCGGTAGCCGAGCTGGCCGCCGTCGCCGCCGAGCACGGCGTGCCGTTCCACACGGACGCCATCCAGGCCGTCGGTCAGGTGCCGGTCGATTTCGCCGCCAGCGGGGTCGCCGCGCTGACCGTCACCGGGCACAAGCTGGGCGGTCCGACCGGGGTGGGGGCGCTGCTGCTCGCCCGGGACGTGGCGGCCACGCCGCTGCTGCACGGTGGCGGCCAGGAACGCGACATACGCTCCGGCACCCTGGACACCGCCGGCATCGTCGCCTTCGCGGTCGCCGTCGAGGCGGCCGTGAAGGGCCAGCAGGAGTACGCGGCCCGGGTGGCCGCGCTCCGTGACGACCTGATCGAGCGGGTCCGCCAGGCGGTGCCCGAGGTGATCTACAACGGTGACCCGGTCGACCGGCTGCCCGGTAACGCGCACTTCTCCTTCCCCGGCTGCGAGGGCGACGCCCTGCTGCTCCTGCTCGACGCCCAGGGCATCGCCTGCTCGACGGGCTCGGCCTGCTCGGCCGGGGTGGCCCAGCCCTCGCACGTGCTGCTGGCGATGGGCGCCGACGATGACCGCGCCCGCTCCTCGCTGCGCTTCACCCTCGGTCACACCAGCACCCAGACCGAGATCGACGCCCTCATCGCCGCCCTCCCGGCGGCCGTCGACCGCGCCCGCCGAGCCGCCGCCCACCGCACCCAGCGCTAA